The following are encoded together in the Adhaeribacter arboris genome:
- the lipA gene encoding lipoyl synthase, with protein sequence MVMLPVIQPAEPIAKPRKPDWLRVKLPVGKEYAKVRNLVDQYKLHTICESGNCPNMGECWGTGTATFMILGNVCTRSCSFCAVATGRPNEYDQDEPRRVAEAIKLMGVKHAVITSVNRDELKDRGASIWHETVVQVKELSPETTIETLIPDVKANWNALITMISAGQEVVSHNMETVKELYRMVRPQAKYERSLEQIKRIKEYGKRTKSGIMLGVGETKDQVYQAIDDLVAHGLDILTLGQYLQPTKRHLEVAEFIHPDLFAHYREEGLNRGLKYVEAGPLVRSSYHAERHVFI encoded by the coding sequence ATTGTAATGCTGCCGGTTATACAGCCGGCGGAGCCAATAGCTAAACCTCGTAAACCAGATTGGTTACGGGTAAAATTACCAGTAGGGAAAGAATACGCCAAGGTTCGGAACTTGGTGGATCAATATAAGTTACATACTATTTGCGAAAGTGGTAATTGTCCTAACATGGGCGAATGTTGGGGAACTGGCACTGCTACTTTTATGATTTTAGGTAACGTGTGTACGCGTAGTTGCTCCTTCTGTGCCGTTGCTACCGGTCGGCCAAATGAGTACGATCAAGACGAGCCGCGCCGAGTAGCCGAAGCTATAAAATTAATGGGAGTAAAGCATGCTGTAATTACCTCCGTAAACCGCGACGAGTTAAAAGATCGGGGAGCGAGTATTTGGCACGAAACAGTGGTTCAGGTAAAAGAGCTATCGCCGGAAACAACGATTGAAACACTTATACCAGACGTAAAGGCTAACTGGAACGCTTTGATCACCATGATTTCAGCGGGGCAGGAAGTGGTTAGTCATAATATGGAAACCGTAAAAGAACTGTATCGGATGGTTCGGCCGCAGGCTAAGTATGAACGCAGTCTGGAGCAAATAAAGCGGATTAAAGAATACGGAAAACGTACCAAGTCGGGTATTATGTTAGGTGTTGGAGAAACAAAGGATCAAGTTTATCAAGCAATAGACGATTTAGTTGCTCATGGCCTAGATATTTTAACTTTAGGACAATACCTGCAACCTACTAAGCGCCATTTAGAAGTGGCAGAATTTATTCATCCGGATTTATTTGCGCACTACCGCGAAGAAGGACTTAACCGAGGACTCAAATATGTGGAAGCAGGGCCATTAGTCCGGTCTTCTTACCACGCCGAACGGCACGTATTTATATAA
- the ytxJ gene encoding bacillithiol system redox-active protein YtxJ encodes MKWNALTSGEQLENIKAESLKQPVVIFKHSTSCSISATAKNRLERQWDDAGLENVKPYFLDLLSYRSVSNQIATAFDVRHESPQLLLIRNGECTSDWSHLGIRVDEVKKALA; translated from the coding sequence ATTAAATGGAATGCGCTTACCTCCGGGGAGCAGTTAGAAAATATTAAAGCAGAATCTTTAAAGCAGCCCGTTGTTATTTTTAAGCATAGTACATCATGTTCCATAAGTGCTACGGCTAAAAACCGACTCGAACGACAATGGGACGATGCGGGTTTAGAAAATGTGAAACCTTATTTTCTCGATTTATTGTCGTACCGGTCTGTTTCTAATCAAATTGCAACTGCTTTTGATGTGCGTCACGAATCGCCGCAACTATTATTAATTCGTAATGGCGAATGCACTTCGGATTGGTCGCATTTAGGTATTAGGGTAGATGAAGTGAAAAAAGCTTTGGCTTAA
- a CDS encoding ice-binding family protein: protein MRNVLLIFSFLLLTYRLYAQQQKVPDLKEAQDFAVLGPAGVSNTDASVVFADLAVTTGTLTGFDPEVGPGVVIGTTEVNTPNAEAVLQSAREAYDFVKNQPTEYTHDPKLGNGFTPLGDPEVTNGMILSPGVYSFNDPNVLLSGLLRLDGQNRTDAVFIFKIEGNFSFEPGSVIAMERGAQAKNVFFQINGVLIPAAGGVPDANAVLQGNYLVNNNGSETGEAIRLSEGTSVEGRVLALNGSVTLQDNNIYLANIIEADLSIEKKSNRNTVPLGELVTFTVTVTNYGPQEAANVEVVEDFPYANLEVVDYSAPGSVRVTFDPDKKVFLFKLGNMKVKDKVVVTVTAKAIAAANVVTNKVAVKADTQDSNPIKNNAEVSIRIPTASANLYVTKTVNKTTAKVGDNLHYVVTVENLGPDKATNVALTETFPIGFLSIIKTSVNTGIYTQNVSVDPTSTYSQNIFTIGDLGVNEKAILTIDARIIKNGRITNTALITNNAVLDPAGLNNKATVVTDAGAVPLVDLQIIKKANGSTVTLGNEVTYTLTARNNGPTNATGVVVTDVLSTDLKFVRASSEGQFDASTGTYNWIIGSLAAGEEKSVTLTAIPLIAGQIANSAIITGNQLDLISGNDYSEVVICVSPSLPVLAAGKNEVCVGDIVTYSVDNINGVTGFQYILPTGFTKITGSNSTIVVKVEDTAKDNSEISILPININSLCSNGEPLKVQVRVNRPPALPGSITGPVTACVGSEQSFSIAPVAGAENYTWSVPANWQIRAGQNTNTITVLVGTNPGKVSVLVSNSCGIGGSTETNTITPSVVPATAVISDKSGPCTGLMYSVTEVPGTTNYTWSVPEGFTITSGQGTSTIKVIADQLDRRGTISVTAFNAAGCNSIAATLEANAKAADANLTFPTAFTPNGDDKNEAWIVDNLLKFPDNDIQILNRWGNEVFRAKNYQNNWRATGLGEGTYFYVLRVKPCEGNYKVYRGYITVVR from the coding sequence ATGAGAAACGTTTTACTGATTTTTTCTTTTCTACTACTCACGTACCGGCTCTACGCTCAACAACAAAAGGTTCCGGATTTAAAAGAAGCTCAGGACTTTGCTGTTCTTGGTCCGGCAGGAGTTTCCAACACCGATGCGAGTGTGGTTTTTGCAGATTTAGCTGTTACTACGGGCACTTTAACCGGCTTTGACCCTGAAGTTGGTCCTGGAGTAGTTATTGGTACAACCGAGGTAAATACTCCTAATGCTGAAGCTGTCTTACAAAGTGCCAGAGAGGCTTACGATTTCGTTAAAAATCAGCCGACCGAATACACGCACGATCCAAAGCTGGGTAACGGTTTTACTCCTTTAGGCGATCCCGAAGTTACCAATGGAATGATTCTTAGTCCGGGAGTTTATAGCTTTAATGACCCGAATGTACTTCTTTCCGGTCTTTTGCGTTTAGACGGCCAAAACCGCACAGACGCCGTTTTTATTTTTAAAATAGAAGGTAATTTCAGTTTTGAGCCAGGCTCTGTTATAGCAATGGAAAGGGGGGCACAGGCTAAAAACGTGTTTTTTCAAATTAATGGGGTACTAATTCCGGCCGCTGGAGGTGTACCAGATGCCAATGCGGTTTTACAAGGTAATTATTTAGTAAACAATAATGGTTCTGAAACTGGTGAAGCAATTCGATTAAGTGAAGGTACCAGTGTAGAGGGGCGTGTACTAGCTTTAAATGGTAGTGTTACCTTACAAGATAATAACATTTATTTGGCTAATATTATTGAAGCAGATCTAAGTATCGAAAAAAAATCAAATCGTAATACTGTTCCTTTGGGTGAGTTGGTAACTTTTACAGTAACTGTAACTAATTACGGCCCTCAAGAAGCAGCGAATGTGGAAGTAGTAGAAGATTTTCCTTATGCTAATCTGGAGGTTGTAGATTATAGTGCTCCAGGTTCTGTGCGGGTAACTTTTGACCCTGACAAAAAAGTATTCCTCTTTAAGTTGGGAAATATGAAAGTGAAGGATAAAGTAGTGGTTACGGTTACTGCTAAAGCAATAGCCGCGGCTAACGTAGTTACAAATAAAGTAGCTGTAAAAGCTGATACGCAGGATTCAAATCCCATTAAAAATAATGCGGAAGTATCCATTAGAATACCTACTGCTTCGGCTAATTTATACGTTACAAAAACAGTTAATAAAACTACGGCAAAGGTGGGTGATAATCTCCACTATGTAGTTACCGTAGAAAATCTAGGCCCTGACAAAGCTACAAATGTGGCCTTAACCGAAACCTTTCCAATTGGTTTTCTATCTATTATAAAAACATCTGTTAATACAGGTATTTACACCCAAAATGTATCTGTTGACCCAACTTCTACTTACAGCCAGAACATATTTACAATCGGTGATTTAGGTGTAAATGAAAAAGCCATTTTAACCATTGATGCACGGATTATTAAAAATGGTAGAATAACTAATACGGCGCTAATAACAAATAATGCGGTTCTTGATCCCGCAGGACTTAACAATAAAGCAACAGTAGTTACAGATGCCGGTGCGGTACCATTAGTAGATCTACAAATTATTAAAAAAGCCAACGGTTCTACGGTTACTTTAGGTAATGAAGTTACATATACTCTTACCGCCCGTAATAATGGCCCAACTAACGCCACAGGTGTAGTAGTTACGGATGTATTATCCACTGATCTGAAATTTGTTCGGGCTTCTTCCGAAGGACAATTTGATGCAAGCACCGGAACCTATAACTGGATAATAGGTAGCTTAGCAGCAGGCGAAGAGAAGTCCGTAACGTTAACTGCTATTCCCCTCATAGCCGGTCAGATAGCCAATTCAGCTATAATTACAGGAAACCAGTTAGACTTAATTTCTGGTAATGATTATTCTGAGGTAGTTATTTGCGTATCTCCTTCTTTGCCGGTGCTGGCAGCTGGCAAAAATGAAGTTTGTGTGGGTGATATTGTTACTTATTCCGTTGATAATATAAATGGAGTTACTGGCTTTCAGTATATATTACCCACTGGATTTACCAAGATAACCGGATCGAATAGTACCATTGTTGTTAAAGTAGAAGATACCGCTAAAGACAATTCTGAAATATCTATCCTTCCGATTAATATCAACTCTTTATGTAGTAATGGTGAGCCGTTGAAAGTTCAGGTAAGGGTAAACAGACCACCTGCTTTGCCAGGAAGCATTACAGGTCCGGTAACGGCATGTGTTGGATCCGAGCAAAGCTTCAGTATTGCTCCCGTAGCTGGTGCTGAAAATTATACCTGGAGTGTACCAGCCAATTGGCAAATTCGTGCTGGTCAAAATACAAATACAATTACAGTTCTAGTCGGCACTAATCCGGGCAAAGTATCTGTATTAGTTTCTAATTCTTGCGGAATTGGTGGCAGCACCGAAACAAATACCATTACTCCCAGTGTCGTTCCGGCTACTGCTGTTATTTCTGATAAAAGCGGACCGTGTACAGGTTTAATGTATTCGGTAACGGAAGTGCCAGGTACCACAAACTATACCTGGAGTGTTCCGGAAGGCTTTACTATTACATCTGGTCAGGGTACTTCCACCATAAAAGTTATTGCGGATCAATTAGATCGTCGTGGTACAATTTCGGTTACTGCTTTTAATGCAGCTGGTTGCAATAGTATAGCCGCTACTTTAGAAGCAAATGCGAAAGCAGCAGATGCCAATCTTACCTTCCCGACCGCTTTTACTCCAAACGGAGATGATAAAAATGAAGCCTGGATAGTAGATAATTTACTTAAGTTTCCGGACAACGACATCCAAATACTAAACCGTTGGGGAAATGAAGTATTTAGAGCCAAAAATTATCAGAATAACTGGCGGGCAACCGGGCTTGGCGAAGGAACCTACTTTTATGTGCTGCGGGTAAAACCATGCGAAGGGAATTATAAAGTTTATAGGGGTTACATTACAGTTGTACGTTAG
- a CDS encoding OmpA family protein, with protein sequence MKHTFTKIIFLILVVVFCGLSGKLRAQSALRKANQYFDSYKYSLAIEEYKKTIERKSPTLTVTQRLADANRLSNHSVAAEAWYAEVLKFPEAEPINIFYYAQMLHTNGKYEEAKVQYLQYAEKVPVEAAQARKLAEACDLASQWLKRPPMVEVKAVTELNSLYADFSPIQYKNGILFTSDRGTAKPEAKGKEKDKIYGWTGRPYLKMFGSVKNGANWSKPVPLSTNLNAEFHNGPAAVDSANTTIYFTRTNLVKLENKKANPDPTSWIENPFASGFVNRLEIYTAQNIGGKWSDPKPFAYNKVEEYSVGHPVLSPDGNLLYFISDMPGGFGLTDIYYSERLGNGTWSKPINAGNTINTSGREMFPSFDQKGTLYFSSDGHNGFGGLDLFSTTGERSTWSAVTNLMAPINSSRNDYAMLVEENGQSGLFSSDRFSEEATADIYSFSLIQQPAVLVVTTLERIAGQIGKKSLAPLSNVRLRFIQPNGKDSLVAFTDKKGKYYFKVSKGNTYSLEGSKPSYLTQPATIEVSNNALDTVNTTLVFDRIQTNIAIALSNIYFDLNKWDIRPDAALELDKLAITLLANPKVKVEMGSHCDSREGNGYNQLLSDLRAEATVNYLVSKGVSRNRLTARGYGETQPVNRCVDNVPCSEVEHQLNRRTTFKIQKEIASR encoded by the coding sequence ATGAAACATACCTTTACAAAAATCATCTTTTTAATATTGGTTGTAGTATTTTGTGGTTTATCCGGAAAATTGCGGGCTCAATCTGCGCTCCGAAAAGCCAACCAATATTTTGATAGTTATAAATATTCATTAGCAATTGAAGAATATAAAAAAACTATCGAAAGAAAATCACCTACCCTCACTGTTACGCAACGGCTTGCCGATGCCAACCGACTCAGCAACCACTCGGTAGCTGCTGAGGCTTGGTACGCCGAGGTTTTAAAGTTTCCGGAAGCAGAGCCAATAAACATTTTTTATTATGCTCAGATGTTGCATACCAATGGCAAATACGAGGAAGCAAAAGTACAATACTTGCAATATGCTGAAAAAGTGCCTGTGGAGGCTGCGCAAGCCCGTAAACTAGCCGAAGCCTGTGATCTTGCTTCGCAATGGTTAAAGCGCCCACCGATGGTAGAAGTAAAAGCAGTTACTGAGTTAAATTCTTTATACGCTGATTTTAGTCCTATTCAGTACAAAAATGGTATACTTTTCACCTCTGACCGGGGCACAGCCAAGCCAGAAGCAAAAGGTAAAGAAAAAGATAAAATATATGGTTGGACAGGTAGACCATATTTAAAAATGTTTGGAAGTGTTAAAAATGGGGCTAACTGGTCTAAACCAGTGCCCCTTTCTACAAATTTAAATGCAGAATTTCATAATGGTCCGGCGGCAGTAGATTCTGCTAATACTACCATTTACTTTACCCGAACCAACCTGGTTAAATTAGAAAACAAGAAAGCTAATCCAGATCCAACCAGTTGGATAGAAAATCCTTTTGCCTCAGGTTTTGTTAATCGTCTGGAAATATACACGGCGCAAAATATTGGAGGCAAGTGGTCCGATCCTAAGCCTTTTGCCTACAATAAGGTGGAAGAATATTCAGTTGGACATCCGGTATTATCTCCTGATGGGAATCTCCTTTACTTTATTTCAGATATGCCGGGTGGTTTTGGACTTACTGATATTTATTATAGTGAGCGCTTAGGAAATGGTACCTGGAGCAAACCTATAAATGCCGGAAACACAATTAATACCAGCGGTCGCGAGATGTTTCCTTCCTTTGACCAAAAAGGCACTTTATACTTTTCCTCCGATGGTCATAACGGTTTTGGTGGCTTGGATTTATTTTCAACAACGGGTGAACGTTCTACCTGGTCGGCTGTAACAAATCTAATGGCTCCTATTAATTCTTCTCGTAACGATTACGCTATGTTGGTAGAGGAAAATGGCCAATCAGGATTATTTTCATCGGACCGCTTTAGCGAGGAAGCCACCGCTGACATTTACAGTTTTTCTTTGATCCAACAGCCTGCAGTTTTGGTAGTTACTACATTAGAGCGCATAGCCGGGCAAATTGGTAAAAAAAGTTTAGCTCCATTAAGCAACGTGCGCTTACGATTCATTCAGCCTAACGGAAAAGATTCTTTAGTAGCTTTTACTGATAAAAAGGGAAAATATTATTTTAAAGTATCTAAAGGGAACACTTATTCTTTAGAGGGAAGTAAACCTTCCTATTTAACCCAACCTGCTACTATTGAAGTATCGAACAATGCACTAGATACTGTAAACACTACCTTGGTTTTTGATCGCATACAAACAAATATAGCCATTGCTTTATCCAATATTTACTTTGACTTAAACAAATGGGATATCCGCCCAGATGCAGCTTTAGAATTAGATAAGTTAGCCATTACTTTATTAGCCAATCCGAAAGTAAAAGTTGAAATGGGATCTCACTGCGATAGTCGGGAAGGAAATGGCTATAATCAATTACTGTCGGATTTAAGAGCAGAAGCTACTGTTAATTACCTTGTTTCAAAAGGTGTATCTCGTAACAGATTAACCGCTCGGGGTTATGGTGAAACGCAACCAGTAAACCGTTGCGTGGATAATGTGCCGTGTTCCGAAGTAGAGCATCAATTAAATCGTCGGACTACCTTTAAAATTCAGAAAGAAATAGCTTCAAGGTAA
- a CDS encoding PorP/SprF family type IX secretion system membrane protein, with amino-acid sequence MKLRLFFAAMLLSFSSMAQYKPQYTQYIFNGLVINPAYAGSKNVVHLNAFYRTQWTGLEGAPTTQSFSIDGVNKSNRIGVGVQAINDQIGAQRRTSASINGAVKLNVSESGVLSVGIAAGASQFRVDRNKLITTDPNDHTIDNAETNLIQPDLKLGVYFHTDKFYLGISATDLLDMKQENAFNPERSYFLTTGYVFDLGEHLKFKPSILMKENFHGPTNLDLNAFLLIENRIWLGGTYRTAANIFKNNFEASDLANKDAVSAIAEVFLSPKLRLGYSYDFTLTQLNNYSTHEFSLGVLLFKKAETKMLTPQYF; translated from the coding sequence ATGAAATTACGTTTATTTTTTGCGGCTATGCTGTTGTCTTTCAGTTCGATGGCGCAGTATAAACCACAGTATACCCAATATATTTTCAATGGGTTGGTTATTAATCCTGCTTACGCCGGTAGTAAAAATGTAGTTCACCTAAATGCTTTCTACCGTACTCAATGGACCGGTTTAGAAGGCGCCCCTACTACTCAATCCTTCAGTATAGATGGTGTTAACAAGTCCAACCGCATTGGAGTTGGGGTACAAGCAATAAACGACCAAATTGGAGCTCAGCGTCGAACTTCTGCATCGATAAATGGGGCAGTTAAATTGAATGTTTCAGAAAGTGGAGTTTTAAGTGTAGGGATTGCAGCGGGTGCATCGCAGTTCAGAGTGGATCGGAATAAACTTATTACTACTGATCCGAACGATCATACCATTGATAATGCCGAAACTAACCTGATTCAACCGGATTTAAAATTAGGGGTTTATTTTCATACCGATAAATTTTACCTGGGAATATCCGCGACGGATTTACTTGACATGAAGCAGGAAAATGCTTTTAATCCTGAGCGCAGCTACTTTCTTACAACAGGTTACGTTTTTGATTTAGGAGAACATCTTAAATTTAAGCCATCTATTCTGATGAAAGAAAACTTTCATGGTCCAACTAACCTTGACTTGAATGCTTTTCTGCTTATCGAAAACCGCATTTGGTTAGGTGGTACTTATCGCACCGCAGCAAATATTTTCAAAAATAATTTTGAAGCATCTGACCTGGCAAATAAGGATGCTGTATCTGCCATTGCTGAAGTGTTTTTATCTCCAAAATTGCGCTTAGGTTATTCTTACGATTTTACCCTGACGCAATTAAATAATTATAGTACGCACGAGTTTTCGCTAGGTGTATTATTATTCAAGAAAGCGGAAACTAAAATGCTGACTCCTCAATATTTTTAA
- a CDS encoding alpha-ketoacid dehydrogenase subunit alpha/beta, with translation MNYNRKDYSDDDLLHLYRGILLPRMIEERMLILLRQGRISKWFSGIGQEAISVGATLALDPDEYILPLHRNLGIFTCRNVPLNKLFAQFQGKTTGFTKGRDRSFHFGSQEHHVVGMISHLGPQLAVADGIALADLLEKKRKVTLVFSGDGGASEGDFHEALNVAAVWNLPVIFMIENNGYGLSTPNSEQFKFNYFIDKGPAYGIDTLQIDGNNVLEVYDTIRQTAASMRKNPRPILIEAMTFRMRGHEEASGTKYVPQELFEKWSKKDPVENYERYLLDEKVLTARLLAATRDEFKVSIEQGLEAAFATPMPMADIAEELADVYAPYQQIVEEPKSEQQSEKRYVDAITAGLRQSLEKYPELVIMGQDIAEYGGVFKVTEGLVDQFGKDRIRNTPLCESAIVGIGLGLSIKGKKAVIEMQFADFVTCAFNQIVNNLAKSHYRWGQNADVVIRMPTGAGTAAGPFHSQSNEAWFFHTPGLKIVYPSNPYDAKGLLNAAIADPNPVLYFEHKLLYRSISAIIPDDYYAEEIGKAKLVTEGSDFSIITYGMGVHWATQLMQTIPEVKADILDLRTLLPWDQEAVQATVQKTGRVLIVHEDTLTGGVGAEISAWISENCFQYLDSPVVRVGSLDTPVPFSPPLEQLFLPIQRLRQKVEQLLQY, from the coding sequence ATGAATTATAACCGTAAAGATTACTCCGACGACGACCTGCTGCATTTGTACCGGGGTATTTTATTACCCCGCATGATTGAAGAGCGCATGCTGATTTTACTACGTCAAGGCCGGATAAGCAAATGGTTTTCGGGCATTGGCCAGGAAGCTATTTCAGTAGGAGCGACTTTGGCACTGGATCCGGACGAATACATACTACCCTTACACCGGAACTTAGGTATTTTTACTTGCCGCAACGTACCTTTAAATAAGTTATTTGCGCAATTTCAGGGTAAAACCACCGGCTTTACCAAGGGGCGGGATCGGTCTTTTCATTTTGGCTCACAGGAACACCACGTTGTAGGTATGATCTCGCACTTGGGCCCACAACTAGCCGTAGCCGACGGAATTGCCTTAGCCGATTTACTCGAGAAAAAAAGAAAGGTAACCTTGGTGTTCAGCGGGGACGGAGGAGCCAGCGAGGGCGATTTTCACGAAGCTTTAAATGTAGCCGCCGTCTGGAATTTGCCGGTTATTTTTATGATTGAAAACAATGGTTATGGTTTGTCTACTCCTAACTCCGAGCAGTTTAAATTTAATTATTTTATCGATAAAGGCCCCGCCTACGGCATAGACACCTTACAGATTGACGGGAATAACGTATTGGAAGTGTACGACACGATTCGCCAGACGGCCGCTAGTATGCGCAAAAATCCACGCCCGATCTTAATTGAAGCCATGACCTTCCGGATGCGCGGGCACGAAGAAGCATCGGGTACTAAATACGTACCGCAGGAATTATTCGAAAAATGGTCGAAGAAAGACCCGGTAGAAAATTACGAAAGATACCTGCTCGACGAAAAAGTTTTAACGGCTCGGTTGTTGGCTGCTACCCGCGATGAATTTAAAGTTAGTATTGAACAAGGATTAGAAGCTGCTTTTGCTACTCCTATGCCTATGGCAGATATAGCCGAAGAATTAGCCGATGTGTATGCGCCCTACCAGCAAATTGTAGAAGAACCTAAATCCGAACAGCAATCTGAAAAAAGGTACGTGGATGCCATAACCGCTGGCCTTCGCCAGAGCCTCGAAAAATATCCGGAATTAGTGATAATGGGGCAGGATATTGCTGAATACGGCGGCGTTTTTAAGGTAACCGAAGGTCTAGTAGACCAGTTTGGCAAAGATCGCATTCGGAATACCCCGCTTTGCGAATCGGCCATTGTAGGAATAGGTTTAGGTTTGTCTATTAAAGGAAAAAAGGCGGTGATTGAAATGCAGTTTGCCGATTTCGTTACTTGTGCCTTTAACCAGATTGTTAATAATTTAGCCAAATCGCATTACCGCTGGGGGCAAAATGCCGATGTGGTGATCCGCATGCCAACTGGGGCCGGAACGGCGGCTGGTCCTTTTCATTCGCAATCGAACGAAGCCTGGTTCTTTCATACCCCGGGGCTTAAAATTGTGTATCCGTCTAATCCCTACGACGCAAAAGGTTTATTAAACGCGGCCATTGCTGATCCTAATCCGGTTCTTTATTTTGAACATAAATTATTGTATCGTTCTATATCAGCCATTATTCCGGATGATTACTACGCGGAGGAAATCGGGAAGGCCAAGTTAGTGACGGAAGGTTCTGATTTTTCTATTATTACTTACGGTATGGGCGTGCATTGGGCAACGCAATTAATGCAAACCATACCCGAAGTGAAAGCCGATATTTTGGATTTGAGAACTCTGTTGCCCTGGGACCAGGAGGCTGTTCAGGCTACCGTACAGAAAACCGGCCGTGTACTAATTGTGCACGAAGATACCTTAACGGGTGGTGTTGGGGCCGAAATTAGTGCCTGGATTTCGGAAAATTGCTTTCAATATTTGGATAGTCCGGTAGTACGAGTGGGTAGTTTAGATACTCCGGTGCCGTTTTCGCCACCTTTAGAGCAGTTATTTTTGCCTATTCAGCGTTTAAGACAAAAAGTTGAACAATTATTACAGTATTAA